The proteins below are encoded in one region of Candidatus Thiodiazotropha sp. LNASS1:
- a CDS encoding nuclear transport factor 2 family protein, translating into MSNPYTTPQDAEDAYYDAIEEKDLQAFMEVWEECEEVLCLLPMMAAQRGKDAIRKLWEPLMQSDVSLDIQTKHLAWVETPDIAIHLIEELVKSPGQDEPQPVYATNIFRKTGEGWRLLMHQNSPTPPPPGLHVPGMEM; encoded by the coding sequence ATGAGCAACCCATATACCACACCGCAAGATGCCGAAGACGCCTACTACGACGCTATAGAAGAGAAGGATCTGCAGGCATTCATGGAGGTCTGGGAGGAGTGCGAAGAGGTGCTCTGTCTATTGCCGATGATGGCCGCGCAAAGAGGTAAAGATGCGATCAGAAAGCTTTGGGAACCACTGATGCAAAGTGATGTTAGCCTAGACATCCAGACCAAACATCTGGCATGGGTCGAAACCCCCGATATTGCTATCCACCTGATTGAGGAGCTGGTGAAAAGCCCCGGGCAGGATGAGCCACAACCTGTCTACGCCACCAACATCTTCCGTAAAACCGGAGAGGGTTGGCGACTGCTGATGCATCAGAACTCACCCACCCCTCCACCACCCGGCCTGCATGTCCCGGGGATGGAGATGTGA